From a single Rutidosis leptorrhynchoides isolate AG116_Rl617_1_P2 chromosome 5, CSIRO_AGI_Rlap_v1, whole genome shotgun sequence genomic region:
- the LOC139848101 gene encoding novel plant SNARE 13-like — protein sequence MASPDLPMNPQMEQIYGEIRDNFRALANGFQKLDKIKDSTRQSKQLEDLTGRMRECKRLIKEFDREIKEDESKNSPEVNKKLNDEKQSMIKELNSYVALRKTYQSTLGNKRVELFDMGAGASEPMVEDNGQIASEMSNRELIQAGNKTMDETDQAIERSKQVVHQTVEVGTHTAAQLQGQTDQMGRIVNELDTIQFSIKKASQLVKEIGRQVATDKCIMLFLFLIVCGVIAIIVVKIVNPHNKDIKDIPGLAPPAPAARRLLYLRSANYF from the exons ATGGCAAGTCCTGATTTGCCAATGAATCCTCAAATGGAGCAGATCTACGGTGAAATTCGTGACAATTTTCGTGCCCTAGC AAATGGCTTTCAGAAACTTGACAAGATTAAAGATTCCACTAGACAAAGTAAACAGTTGGAGGATCTTACAGGAAGGATGAGAGAGTGCAAAAG GTTGATTAAAGAGTTTGATCGTGAAATTAAAGAGGATGAAAGTAAAAATTCTCCTGAGGTCAACAAGAAACTTAACGATGAGAAGCAATCAATG ATTAAAGAGCTGAATTCGTATGTGGCCTTGAGAAAGAC ATATCAAAGTACACTTGGAAATAAGAGGGTTGAGCTTTTTGATATGGGAGCTGGTGCTAGTGAACCTATGGTTGAAGACAATGGTCAGATTGCATCAG AAATGTCAAATCGGGAGCTTATTCAAGCTGGCAATAAGACAATGGATGAGACTGATCAAGCCATTGAACGTTCTAAACAG GTGGTTCATCAAACCGTTGAAGTGGGAACCCATACTGCTGCCCAATTGCAAGGCCAG ACTGATCAAATGGGTCGTATAGTTAACGAACTTGACACGATTCAATTCTCTATTAAAAAAGCATCCCAGCTTGTGAAGGAGATAGGACGCCAG GTGGCCACGGATAAATGCATCATGCTTTTTCTATTCCTTATTGTCTGTGGTGTTATTGCCATTATTGTAGTGAAG attGTGAATCCCCACAACAAAGACATTAAAGACATACCAGGGTTGGCTCCACCAGCTCCAGCTGCAAGGAGACTACTGTATCTAAGGTCTGCAAATTATTTTTGA
- the LOC139848100 gene encoding probable sugar phosphate/phosphate translocator At3g17430, producing the protein MINKSLFLTYLYLLIYILLSSGVILYNKWVLSPKYFNFPFPITLTMIHMGFSGAIAFLLVRVFKIVAPVKMTFEIYATCVVPISAFFASSLWFGNTAYLHISVAFIQMLKALMPVATLIMAVLCGTDKLRWDVFLNMLLVSFGVVISSYGEIHFNVVGTLYQCTGIFAEALRLVLTQVLLQKKGLTLNPITSLYYIAPCSFAFLFVPWYFLEKTGMDVSQIQFNFWIFFTNAVCALLLNFSIFLVIGRTGAVTIRVAGVLKDWILIALSTVIFPESPITSLNVIGYGIALCGVVMYNVIKVRDVRAAQTATDSIPERMNKDWRIDKKPPSLYAPDINNDDDTSSGKVSPMTEVNVDEQIPLMASSRLSHIGHSQLSSRDA; encoded by the exons ATGATTAACAAGTCACTTTTCTTGACTTATCTGTACCTATTAATTTACATTTTGCTCTCATCTGGAGTTATTCTGTACAACAAG TGGGTTCTTTCTCCAAAGTACTTCAATTTTCCCTTTCCTATCACACTTACTATGATCCACATGGGTTTTTCCGGAGCTATAGCATTTCTTCTTGTTCGTGTGTTTAAG ATTGTTGCTCCTGTTAAAATGACTTTCGAAAT ATATGCAACATGTGTCGTCCCCATCAGTGCCTTCTTTGCATCTAGTCTATG GTTTGGTAACACTGCTTACTTGCATATATCAGTGGCCTTTATTCAGATGCTGAAAGCTCTCA TGCCAGTGGCAACACTTATCATGGCTGTCTTGTGTGGGACCGATAAGCTTAGGTGGGACGTGTTCTTGAACATGTTACTGGTCAGCTTTGGAGTTGTGATATCATCATATGGCGAAATCCATTTTAATGTAGTCGGCACACTTTACCAATGCACGGGTATATTCGCCGAAGCTTTGAGACTAGTGTTAACCCAAGTCCTTTTGCAAAAGAAGGGTTTAactttaaacccaattacaagtttaTATTATATAGCTCCATGCAG TTTTGCATTCTTGTTTGTGCCTTGGTATTTTTTGGAGAAGACTGGGATGGATGTATCACAAATTCAGTTCAATTTCTGGATTTTCTTTACGAACGCCGTATGCGCGTTGTTATTGAACTTTTCGATTTTCCTAGTAATTGGTAGAACAGGAGCTGTTACTATACGAGTTGCTGGTGTACTTAAAGATTGGATACTTATTGCTCTTTCAACTGTAATATTTCCAGAGTCTCCCATTACTAGTCTCAATGTTATTGGCTATGGAATTG CCCTTTGTGGTGTAGTCATGTACAATGTCATAAAGGTTAGGGATGTTAGAGCAGCTCAAACCGCTACTGATAGCATCCCAGAACGAATGAATAAG GATTGGAGAATTGATAAGAAACCACCTAGTCTATATGCACCCGACATCAACAATGATGATGATACAAGTAGTGGGAAGGTTAGTCCAATGACAGAAGTGAATGTAGACGAACAGATACCTTTAATGGCCTCTTCAAGGCTTTCTCATATCGGACATTCACAGCTTAGCAGTCGAGATGCATAA